A single region of the Tachyglossus aculeatus isolate mTacAcu1 chromosome X1, mTacAcu1.pri, whole genome shotgun sequence genome encodes:
- the JUND gene encoding transcription factor jun-D: METPFYHDDVLSSLSGSSSSFAFPSRRFPSAVSAFGSSMMKKDGLTLNLSDQVVATLKPAPPPPHGGHHLRGDTSGSAAAAAAEGLLTSPDLGLLKLASPELERLIIQSNGLVTTTPTSTQFLYPKVTATEEQEFAEGFVKALEDLHKQNQLSGGAGPAGAAGGCAQPPGGAGVDLTPGPPAAASLAQQEPPVYANLSSYTGNAAGALGSTTVNYSTDTVPYPPPPSLGQPQPHPRLQALKDEPQIVPDVPSFGESPPLSPIDMDTQERIKAERKRLRNRIAASKCRKRKLERISRLEEKVKSLKSQNTELASTANLLREQVAQLKQKVLSHVNSGCQLLPQHQVPAY; the protein is encoded by the coding sequence atggaaaCACCCTTCTACCATGATGATGTGTTAAGCAGCctgagcggcagcagcagcagtttcgCCTTCCCGAGCCGCCGCTTTCCCTCCGCCGTGTCCGCGTTCGGCAGCAGCATGATGAAGAAAGACGGTCTCACCCTGAACCTCAGCGACCAGGTTGTGGCCACCCTGAagcccgccccgccgccgcctcaCGGGGGCCACCACCTGCGAGGGGACACCAGCggcagcgccgccgccgccgccgccgaaggGCTGCTCACCTCTCCGGACCTGGGATTGCTCAAACTGGCCTCGCCGGAGCTGGAGCGGCTCATCATCCAGTCCAACGGGCTGGTCACCACCACCCCGACCAGTACCCAGTTCCTCTACCCCAAGGTGACGGCCACGGAGGAGCAGGAGTTCGCCGAAGGCTTCGTCAAGGCCCTGGAGGACTTACACAAACAGAACCAGCTAAGCGGAGGGGCCGGGCCGGCCGGAGCCGCGGGGGGCTGCGCCCAGCCGCCGGGCGGGGCCGGCGTCGACCTCACCCCGGGGCCCCCCGCCGCCGCTTCTCTCGCGCAGCAAGAGCCGCCGGTCTACGCCAACCTCAGCAGCTACACGGGCAACGCGGCCGGCGCGCTGGGCAGCACCACGGTGAACTACTCGACCGACACGGTGCCCTACCCGCCCCCGCCCAGCCTGGGCCAGCCCCAGCCTCACCCCCGGCTCCAGGCGCTCAAGGACGAGCCCCAGATCGTGCCCGACGTGCCCAGCTTCGGCGAGAGCCCCCCGCTGTCCCCCATCGACATGGACACGCAGGAGCGCATCAAGGCCGAGCGCAAGAGGCTGCGGAACCGTATCGCCGCCTCCAAATGCCGCAAAAGGAAGCTGGAGCGGATCTCGCGGCTGGAGGAAAAGGTCAAGAGCCTCAAGAGCCAGAACACGGAGCTGGCGTCCACCGCCAACCTCCTCCGGGAGCAGGTGGCCCAGCTCAAGCAGAAGGTGCTCAGCCATGTCAACAGCGGCTGCCAGCTGCTGCCCCAGCACCAGGTCCCCGCCTACTGA